A window of Microbacterium lushaniae genomic DNA:
CGCCGGAGCATACACGCCGTCCGCCGACGGCGGCGAGACCGCCGAGAAGACCACGATCACCGTCGGCTTCAACCCCGGCCCCTACCTGGAGATGTTCCAGGACGGCATCGTGCCGATCCTCGAGGAGGAGGGCTACACCGTCGAGACGGTGGAGTTCACCGACGGCATCGTCACCAACGTCGCCGTCGACTCCGGCGAGATCGACGCCAACATCATGCAGCACCCCGTCTACCTGGAGTTCGTCAACGCCCAGGAGGGCCTGGACAACGCCGCTCTCGTGCAGATCCCCACCCCTCGCATGGGCCTGTTCGGCGGCAAGAAGGACTCCCTCGACGACGTCGCGGACGGCTCGAGCGTGACGGTGCCCAACTCGCCGTCGAACCTCTACCGCGGCCTGCTGATCCTGCGCGAGGCGGGGTGGATCGACTTCGACGACGTGGACGACCCGAACACCGCCGACCTGTCGATCATCACCGACAACCCGCACGACCTGGACATCACCGCCATCGAGAACGCCCAGCAGGTTCCGGCGCTGCAGGACGTGGACTACGCCGCCATCCAGGGCAACTTCATCATCTCCGGTGGCCTCGACTACGACGACGCCCTGGCCGTGGAAGACCAGCCGGTGGAGTTCTCCAACGTCGTGACCGTGCGCGGCGCCGATGTGGACGCGCCCTGGGCCGAGGCGATCAAGGCCGCGTACGAGTCGCCCGAGTTCATCGAGTACATCACCTCCTCGCCGCAGTACGCCGGGTTCAACCTGCCCGCCTGGTTCGAATGAGCAGCAGCCGATCGGGGACGATCGTCTTCGACGACGTCTCCAAGACCTTCCCCGGAAGGGCCGCCGACACGGCGGCCCTTCGCGGCGTCTCCCTCGAGGTGGCCGAGGGAACGGTGTTCGGGGTCATCGGCTACAGCGGGGCCGGCAAATCCACCCTCATCCGGATGGTCAACGGCCTCGAGCAGCCCACCACCGGGCGCGTGGTCGTGGACGGCGTCGACATCGGGGCGCTCCGGGGGCGGGGACTGCGCGAGGCGCAGAAGCACACCGGGATGATCTTCCAGCAGTTCAACCTCCTCGAAACCGTCCGGGTGCGCGAGAACGTCGCGCTGCCGCTGCGACTGGACGGCGTGGCGAAATCCGCCGCGCGCGCCCGCGCCGAGGAGGTGCTCGATTTCGTGGGGCTCGGCGACAAGGCCGACAGCTTCGCCGGTGAGCTCTCCGGCGGGCAGAAGCAGCGCGTCGGCATCGCCCGCGCACTCGTGCGGAACCCCCGCATCCTGCTCTCGGATGAGGCCACCAGCGCGCTGGATCCCACCACGACGGTGCAGATCATCGATCTGCTGCGCGACATCAACCGCGAATACGGCACCACGATCCTCGTCGTGACGCACGAGATGGACGTCATCAAAGACCTTGCGCATGAAGTCGCGGTGATGGCCGAGGGCCGCGTGGTCGAACGCGGGAGCGTTCTGGACACGTTCCTGCATCCGCGTGCCGGCATCACGCGCGACTTCGTCTCCACCGTGGTCCCGCAGGGGCTCCCGCGCCGCGTCGTCGACCACCTCGGCAGCGA
This region includes:
- a CDS encoding MetQ/NlpA family ABC transporter substrate-binding protein, whose protein sequence is MRNSRTLLAGTAALALLLTGCAGAYTPSADGGETAEKTTITVGFNPGPYLEMFQDGIVPILEEEGYTVETVEFTDGIVTNVAVDSGEIDANIMQHPVYLEFVNAQEGLDNAALVQIPTPRMGLFGGKKDSLDDVADGSSVTVPNSPSNLYRGLLILREAGWIDFDDVDDPNTADLSIITDNPHDLDITAIENAQQVPALQDVDYAAIQGNFIISGGLDYDDALAVEDQPVEFSNVVTVRGADVDAPWAEAIKAAYESPEFIEYITSSPQYAGFNLPAWFE
- a CDS encoding methionine ABC transporter ATP-binding protein; this encodes MSSSRSGTIVFDDVSKTFPGRAADTAALRGVSLEVAEGTVFGVIGYSGAGKSTLIRMVNGLEQPTTGRVVVDGVDIGALRGRGLREAQKHTGMIFQQFNLLETVRVRENVALPLRLDGVAKSAARARAEEVLDFVGLGDKADSFAGELSGGQKQRVGIARALVRNPRILLSDEATSALDPTTTVQIIDLLRDINREYGTTILVVTHEMDVIKDLAHEVAVMAEGRVVERGSVLDTFLHPRAGITRDFVSTVVPQGLPRRVVDHLGSEGLWRLLLLDEEVTQPLVSDLIRDLDVSVNMLHADMTEIQEHTVGQMILKVTGDPARVAAARAYLSARVVDLKDVIA